The following coding sequences lie in one Halomonas sp. 'Soap Lake #6' genomic window:
- the ispA gene encoding (2E,6E)-farnesyl diphosphate synthase yields MVTANASRLIALRQISNARVDATLAALFDTRPAVEPRLEAAMRHGLLVGGKRLRPLLVYLAGQALGANDEMLDAPAAAIELIHAYSLIHDDLPSMDDDDLRRGQPTVHKAFDEATAILAGDALQALAFEVLARHPHPRLGSMVTTLAVAAGREGMVAGQALDLAAVGGHPDVDALAHMHSHKTGALIVAAVRLGGLSAVDEHDPRLSALIRYARAIGLAFQIHDDVLDVTGDTATLGKTSGADAARAKPTYPSLLGLAGAQRKANTLIDEAIAALAPLGEQAAPLADLAHYMIERDH; encoded by the coding sequence ATGGTAACCGCTAACGCATCACGGCTAATCGCCCTACGCCAAATTAGTAACGCTAGGGTAGATGCTACGCTAGCAGCTCTATTCGACACGCGACCAGCTGTCGAACCCCGCCTGGAAGCAGCAATGCGCCACGGCCTATTAGTCGGCGGCAAACGCCTGCGACCGCTGCTTGTCTATTTGGCAGGGCAAGCGCTGGGGGCTAACGATGAAATGCTGGACGCACCGGCGGCAGCTATTGAGCTGATTCACGCCTACTCACTGATCCATGACGACTTACCCTCCATGGATGACGATGATTTGCGCCGCGGCCAGCCTACGGTACACAAAGCCTTCGATGAGGCCACCGCCATACTGGCAGGTGATGCACTACAAGCGCTGGCCTTTGAAGTGCTGGCCCGCCACCCACATCCCCGGCTTGGCAGCATGGTAACCACATTGGCTGTCGCTGCTGGCCGAGAAGGCATGGTTGCAGGCCAAGCATTGGATCTTGCCGCCGTTGGCGGTCATCCCGATGTCGACGCGCTGGCACATATGCACAGCCATAAAACCGGTGCACTAATTGTGGCCGCAGTTCGCCTGGGTGGGCTGTCCGCTGTTGATGAGCATGACCCCCGTTTATCTGCGCTCATTCGCTACGCCCGCGCCATTGGGCTAGCCTTCCAGATTCACGATGATGTACTCGACGTGACAGGGGATACCGCCACGCTGGGTAAAACATCCGGCGCTGACGCCGCTCGCGCCAAGCCCACTTACCCAAGCCTACTCGGGCTTGCAGGCGCGCAACGCAAAGCCAATACGCTTATTGATGAAGCGATTGCCGCACTTGCCCCGCTTGGTGAACAAGCTGCACCGCTGGCCGATCTTGCTCACTATATGATCGAGCGCGACCACTAA
- the trhA gene encoding PAQR family membrane homeostasis protein TrhA has protein sequence MKGVVKGQSEVKGQCEALPEEQGEFSIVEEYLHSITHGIGAVLSLVGMVVLLVAASFTAHADPWKIVSFSLYGTTLVLLYTASTLYHGIPHQRWKQRFQLLDHCAIYLLIAGTYTPFLLVNMRGTTGWVLFAAVWLLALVGIACKLLWPKRFAVLRVAIYLLMGWMIVLASGEMAASLSTAGIVLLAAGGITYTLGVIFYAVRAIPYNHAIWHLFVVAGSVCHYFAVYSAVLPYAVVT, from the coding sequence ATGAAAGGCGTAGTGAAAGGGCAGAGTGAAGTGAAAGGGCAGTGTGAAGCGCTGCCCGAAGAGCAGGGTGAGTTCAGCATTGTTGAAGAGTATCTGCACAGCATCACCCACGGTATTGGAGCTGTGCTCAGCTTGGTAGGAATGGTCGTGCTGCTGGTGGCGGCGAGCTTCACCGCCCATGCCGATCCGTGGAAAATAGTTAGCTTTAGCCTGTACGGCACCACACTAGTCCTGCTTTACACCGCTTCAACGCTTTACCACGGAATCCCTCATCAGCGTTGGAAGCAGCGCTTTCAACTGCTTGATCACTGTGCAATTTATCTGCTTATCGCAGGGACTTACACACCCTTTTTGCTCGTCAATATGCGCGGTACAACGGGTTGGGTCTTATTTGCAGCCGTGTGGTTGTTGGCATTAGTTGGGATTGCCTGCAAGTTACTATGGCCTAAGCGCTTTGCGGTCTTACGCGTAGCGATTTATTTGCTTATGGGCTGGATGATCGTGCTGGCATCAGGAGAGATGGCGGCCAGTTTATCAACGGCTGGTATCGTTCTACTTGCTGCGGGAGGAATTACCTACACGCTAGGGGTTATCTTCTATGCTGTGCGTGCCATTCCCTACAACCATGCTATTTGGCATCTATTTGTGGTTGCAGGGAGTGTCTGCCACTACTTTGCTGTCTACAGTGCCGTTCTACCCTACGCAGTGGTTACATAG
- a CDS encoding pirin family protein, producing the protein MKIRRSKERGYADHGWLRSYHTFSFANYMDPNHMGFRALRVINEDRVAPGYGFGAHPHRDMEIISYVLEGEMEHQDNMGNGEVMRPGDVQRMSAGTGVQHSEFNHSKENGLHFLQIWIEPAQRGITPGYEQKAFPAAERQGQWRLVISQEGRDGSVSVNQDVNLYVGLLAPGEQVATPPTRYAWLHVVKGAVEVNGEALHAGDAAAFQPNETFSVTGTQAAEVLLFDLA; encoded by the coding sequence ATGAAGATCCGTCGTTCCAAAGAGCGGGGCTACGCCGACCATGGCTGGCTGCGTTCCTACCATACGTTCTCTTTCGCCAACTATATGGACCCCAACCATATGGGGTTCCGTGCGCTGCGGGTGATCAATGAAGATCGAGTGGCCCCAGGCTACGGCTTTGGTGCCCACCCCCACCGGGATATGGAGATTATCTCCTACGTGCTGGAGGGAGAAATGGAGCATCAGGACAATATGGGCAACGGGGAGGTCATGCGCCCAGGCGATGTGCAGCGTATGTCAGCGGGTACCGGCGTACAGCACAGTGAGTTCAACCACTCCAAAGAGAACGGCCTGCATTTCCTGCAAATTTGGATTGAGCCTGCCCAGCGCGGTATTACGCCTGGTTATGAGCAGAAGGCCTTCCCTGCCGCTGAACGCCAAGGCCAGTGGCGCTTAGTGATTTCTCAGGAGGGGCGTGACGGGTCGGTGAGCGTCAATCAGGACGTTAACCTTTACGTGGGCTTGCTGGCCCCAGGTGAGCAAGTGGCTACACCGCCTACTCGCTATGCATGGCTGCATGTAGTGAAAGGCGCGGTGGAGGTTAATGGCGAAGCCCTACACGCTGGAGATGCAGCAGCGTTTCAACCAAATGAAACGTTCAGTGTGACCGGCACTCAAGCGGCTGAAGTACTACTATTTGATTTAGCGTAA
- a CDS encoding zinc ribbon domain-containing protein: MPLYDYKCAAHGLFHELVPVLESGDACACPTCGTLSPRVLLVAPQLLMMDPAKRAALARNEKAAHEPRYGNQHSEHENGCCHRERHKPQVFYTAEGNKMFPSARPWMISH; the protein is encoded by the coding sequence ATGCCTCTTTACGACTATAAATGTGCTGCTCATGGCTTATTCCACGAACTGGTGCCAGTGCTTGAGTCAGGTGATGCCTGCGCTTGTCCAACATGTGGAACGCTGTCACCAAGAGTACTACTGGTCGCTCCACAACTATTAATGATGGATCCAGCAAAGCGCGCTGCCTTGGCGCGCAATGAGAAAGCTGCTCACGAGCCTAGGTATGGGAATCAGCATAGTGAGCATGAGAACGGCTGCTGTCATCGAGAACGTCATAAACCCCAGGTATTTTATACGGCGGAAGGTAATAAAATGTTTCCTTCAGCACGCCCATGGATGATTAGCCACTGA
- the fmdA gene encoding formamidase: MAETIIKIDLNQSPYENEQIHNRWHPDIPMASMVKPGDDFIIECHDWTGGQIHNNDNADDVRDVDLTQVHFLSGPVGVEGAEPGDLLVVDILDIGTFKESQWGFNGFFSKQNGGGFLTEHFPEAQKSIWDFNGMFTKSRHIPGVEFAGLIHPGLIGCLPSKEMLDEWNRREKELYDTEPDRIPQLAALPYADTAHMGKLTGTAKQKAAAEGARTVPPREHGGNCDIKDLSRGSTIYFPVYVKDGGLSVGDLHFSQGDGEITFCGAIEMAGWIHLRVNLIKGGMEKYAIKNPIFKPSPITPKYDDYLIFEGVSVDEKGKQHYLDVHVAYRQAVLNAIEYLKKFGYTGAQAYSLLGCAPVQGHISGVVDIPNACATLWLPTDIFDIDVKPNANGPGAQVAQGTDLPLSKDKP; this comes from the coding sequence ATGGCTGAAACGATCATCAAAATCGACCTTAACCAGTCCCCCTATGAGAATGAGCAGATCCATAATCGCTGGCATCCTGATATCCCTATGGCCAGTATGGTGAAGCCCGGCGACGATTTTATTATTGAGTGTCATGATTGGACAGGCGGGCAGATTCATAATAATGACAATGCGGACGATGTACGCGACGTTGACTTAACACAGGTGCATTTTTTATCTGGTCCCGTAGGGGTTGAGGGAGCAGAGCCTGGCGATTTGCTGGTTGTCGATATTCTCGATATTGGTACCTTTAAAGAGAGTCAGTGGGGATTCAACGGCTTCTTTTCCAAGCAGAATGGCGGTGGTTTTCTCACCGAACATTTCCCAGAAGCACAAAAGTCGATCTGGGACTTTAATGGCATGTTCACCAAATCCCGGCATATTCCTGGTGTCGAATTTGCTGGTCTGATCCATCCCGGTTTGATTGGCTGCTTACCTTCAAAAGAGATGCTGGATGAATGGAATCGGCGAGAAAAAGAACTCTATGATACCGAGCCTGATCGTATCCCCCAATTAGCCGCATTGCCCTATGCTGATACAGCCCATATGGGGAAATTAACGGGTACAGCCAAGCAGAAAGCAGCGGCTGAAGGTGCCCGGACGGTGCCACCCCGTGAACATGGGGGAAACTGTGACATCAAAGACTTATCACGAGGATCGACGATTTATTTCCCCGTTTACGTTAAGGATGGGGGTTTATCGGTAGGCGATTTGCACTTTAGCCAAGGCGATGGGGAGATAACGTTTTGTGGCGCCATTGAGATGGCTGGTTGGATCCACTTACGGGTTAACCTGATCAAAGGTGGCATGGAGAAGTACGCCATCAAAAATCCTATTTTCAAACCGAGCCCTATTACGCCTAAATACGATGACTATCTGATTTTTGAAGGAGTGTCGGTAGACGAAAAAGGCAAGCAGCACTACTTGGATGTGCATGTGGCTTACCGTCAGGCGGTTCTCAATGCCATCGAATATCTCAAAAAATTTGGCTATACCGGCGCTCAGGCATACTCGCTACTAGGGTGCGCGCCCGTACAGGGTCACATTAGCGGTGTTGTAGATATTCCCAACGCTTGTGCAACGCTTTGGCTGCCAACGGATATTTTTGATATTGACGTAAAGCCAAATGCCAATGGGCCCGGTGCTCAGGTCGCTCAGGGAACGGACCTACCGCTCTCCAAGGACAAGCCTTGA
- the dxs gene encoding 1-deoxy-D-xylulose-5-phosphate synthase has translation MPMKLFDEIPRERPATPLLDSFDHPAALRAMNIQQLAQLADELRAYLLYSVGVSGGHFGAGLGVVELSVALHHAFHTPKDRLVWDVGHQAYPHKILTGRREAMLSIRQHGGLAAFPRRAESEYDTFGVGHSSTSISAALGMALAAKAQNDPRRVCAIIGDGALTAGMAFEALAHAGHVNANMLVVLNDNEMSISENVGGIATYLARVLSSKPYLKIREESKKVLSHLPGALELARRTEEHMKGMVSPATLFEEMGFNYVGPIDGHDLEALTSTLNNLRDADGPQFLHIKTVKGKGFLPAEADQIGYHAITKLEKPSATNDAPLVKKPAEPKAPKKKYCNVFGDWLCDMAAADSRLLGITPAMREGSDLIRFSQVYPERYFDVAIAEQHAVTLAAGMACEGMKPVVAIYSTFLQRGYDQLIHDVAVQDLDVTFAIDRAGLVGEDGPTHHGSMDLSFLRCVPGMVILAPADEAECRAMLSAAYHYPGPAAVRYPRGNGPGVEIPAHLEPLAIGQAEVRRHAAHDGVRIALLAFGSVNSAAAEVAAKLNATHINMRSIKPLDRDAVLFAADEHELLVTLEENVIAGGAGSAVNELLNAEGVQVEVLNLGLPDSYVEHGTPAELLRDCGLDAEGIEHAIRTRLP, from the coding sequence ATGCCTATGAAGCTGTTCGACGAGATACCCCGCGAGCGCCCAGCGACGCCGCTGCTCGACTCCTTTGACCACCCCGCCGCCCTGCGCGCAATGAATATTCAACAGCTTGCCCAGCTGGCAGACGAGCTACGCGCTTACTTACTGTATAGCGTAGGAGTTTCCGGCGGCCACTTCGGTGCAGGTCTGGGTGTGGTTGAGCTTAGCGTGGCACTGCACCACGCTTTCCATACGCCTAAAGACCGACTGGTATGGGATGTAGGCCACCAAGCCTACCCGCATAAGATTCTCACTGGACGTCGTGAAGCAATGCTCAGCATTCGCCAGCACGGCGGCTTGGCGGCCTTCCCACGCCGAGCAGAATCCGAGTACGACACTTTTGGCGTAGGCCACTCCAGCACCTCGATTTCCGCAGCGCTCGGCATGGCACTGGCAGCCAAAGCGCAAAACGACCCACGTCGCGTATGCGCAATTATTGGTGATGGTGCGCTCACTGCTGGCATGGCGTTTGAGGCGCTGGCCCATGCTGGCCATGTCAACGCCAACATGCTCGTCGTACTAAACGACAACGAAATGTCGATCTCCGAAAACGTCGGCGGCATCGCTACCTATCTGGCACGCGTACTATCCAGTAAGCCCTACCTCAAAATTCGCGAAGAGAGCAAAAAGGTACTTTCCCATCTGCCCGGCGCTCTTGAGCTTGCCCGACGTACCGAAGAGCATATGAAGGGCATGGTGAGCCCCGCCACACTATTTGAAGAGATGGGTTTTAACTACGTTGGCCCCATCGATGGCCATGATCTGGAAGCGCTGACCAGCACGCTGAACAACCTGCGCGATGCAGATGGCCCACAATTCCTGCATATCAAAACAGTCAAGGGTAAGGGCTTCCTGCCCGCTGAGGCAGACCAAATTGGCTACCATGCCATTACCAAGCTGGAAAAACCCAGCGCGACCAACGATGCACCGCTGGTCAAAAAACCGGCTGAGCCAAAGGCACCGAAGAAAAAGTACTGCAACGTCTTTGGTGACTGGCTGTGTGATATGGCCGCCGCTGATTCGCGGCTACTGGGCATTACCCCTGCCATGCGCGAAGGTTCGGATCTGATTCGCTTCTCACAGGTCTACCCTGAACGCTACTTTGATGTAGCCATTGCCGAGCAGCATGCAGTCACCTTGGCTGCTGGCATGGCCTGCGAAGGTATGAAACCTGTGGTGGCGATCTACTCCACCTTTTTACAGCGCGGCTACGACCAGCTAATTCACGATGTGGCCGTCCAGGATCTGGATGTTACCTTTGCTATTGACCGGGCAGGGCTAGTAGGAGAAGACGGTCCGACTCACCACGGCAGTATGGATCTTTCCTTTTTACGCTGTGTTCCCGGCATGGTGATTTTAGCCCCCGCCGATGAGGCCGAGTGCCGTGCCATGCTGAGTGCCGCGTACCACTACCCCGGCCCTGCAGCCGTGCGCTACCCTCGCGGTAACGGTCCTGGCGTGGAAATTCCCGCGCACCTTGAACCCCTAGCCATTGGCCAAGCCGAAGTACGTCGCCACGCGGCACACGACGGTGTGCGTATTGCCTTACTTGCATTTGGCAGTGTTAATAGCGCCGCCGCCGAGGTCGCCGCAAAGCTCAACGCAACCCATATCAATATGCGCTCAATTAAACCACTGGATCGCGATGCCGTACTGTTCGCCGCCGACGAGCATGAGCTCCTCGTTACCCTGGAGGAGAATGTGATTGCCGGTGGTGCAGGTAGCGCAGTGAACGAGCTACTAAACGCAGAAGGCGTCCAGGTTGAAGTACTCAACCTCGGTCTACCCGATAGCTATGTAGAGCATGGCACCCCGGCTGAGCTGTTGCGCGATTGTGGCCTGGATGCTGAAGGCATTGAACACGCCATTCGCACCCGACTACCGTGA
- a CDS encoding glutathione S-transferase family protein, whose protein sequence is MITLYSFPNSRSVRVAWTLEELGLTYNCQHVALDKGEGQSAAHLVRHPDGKVPALEDGELTLFESAPICRYLAEQYGDGNLLPSSVTERAQVDQWLSFIVTEIEQPLWLQAKHKFALPQDKRVSSVLPTAAWEFQRALQALERRYDGKENLVGDSFTLADLFLAHTLTWATSMKHRLPESLTSYRERHMQRSAVTRAMEKEQTAAQSAM, encoded by the coding sequence ATGATCACGCTATACAGCTTTCCTAACTCCCGCTCAGTGCGAGTAGCCTGGACACTTGAAGAACTTGGCTTGACGTATAACTGCCAGCATGTGGCGCTGGATAAGGGCGAAGGCCAATCCGCCGCACACCTAGTGCGCCACCCAGATGGAAAAGTACCGGCATTGGAAGATGGCGAGCTAACGCTGTTTGAGTCAGCGCCTATCTGCCGCTATCTTGCTGAACAGTACGGCGATGGGAACTTGCTGCCATCTAGTGTCACAGAAAGGGCTCAAGTAGATCAGTGGTTAAGTTTTATCGTCACCGAGATTGAGCAACCACTGTGGCTTCAGGCTAAGCATAAATTTGCGCTCCCCCAGGATAAGCGCGTGTCTTCGGTGCTACCCACCGCTGCCTGGGAATTTCAGCGCGCCTTGCAAGCTCTTGAACGCCGTTACGATGGCAAGGAAAACCTGGTAGGCGACTCCTTCACGCTGGCAGACCTATTCCTTGCCCATACCTTAACGTGGGCAACCAGCATGAAGCACCGCCTGCCCGAATCACTTACGAGCTACCGCGAGCGTCATATGCAGCGTTCCGCAGTCACCCGTGCCATGGAAAAAGAGCAAACGGCGGCACAAAGCGCTATGTAA
- the ribA gene encoding GTP cyclohydrolase II: MTIRFIAASQLPTPWATFTMHGFEDEATGKDHIALTLGDVSGGEPVLGRVHSECLTGDALFSMRCDCGYQLQEALKRIAEEGRGVLFYLRQEGRGIGLLNKIRAYHLQDQGADTVEANEQLGFGADMRRYDLCVPMLNHLGITALKLMTNNPRKVDALTRDGVNVAERLPITTGLNPHNEHYLSTKAGKLGHMMALEDFKHASDVDIERKS; encoded by the coding sequence GTGACCATCCGCTTCATTGCTGCTTCTCAGCTGCCCACTCCCTGGGCCACATTCACTATGCATGGTTTCGAAGACGAGGCCACGGGTAAAGACCATATTGCGCTAACGCTCGGCGACGTGAGTGGCGGGGAGCCGGTTTTAGGGCGCGTGCACTCTGAGTGTTTAACCGGTGATGCGTTGTTCTCTATGCGCTGTGACTGTGGTTATCAGTTGCAAGAAGCACTCAAACGCATCGCTGAAGAGGGGCGCGGCGTACTGTTCTACTTGCGCCAAGAGGGGCGCGGGATTGGCTTATTAAACAAGATCCGTGCTTACCATTTGCAGGATCAAGGTGCGGATACGGTCGAGGCCAACGAACAGCTTGGCTTTGGCGCTGATATGCGCCGCTATGATCTTTGCGTGCCAATGCTCAACCACTTGGGGATCACCGCCCTAAAGCTGATGACTAATAACCCGCGCAAGGTCGACGCTTTAACCCGCGACGGGGTGAATGTGGCCGAGCGTCTGCCGATCACTACTGGCTTGAACCCGCACAACGAACACTACCTCTCGACGAAAGCTGGCAAGCTTGGACACATGATGGCCTTGGAAGATTTCAAACATGCCAGCGATGTGGACATTGAGCGCAAGAGCTAG
- a CDS encoding exodeoxyribonuclease VII small subunit: MSEHIPPAQDFAATVSQLETLVERLESGDLSLEDALTAFEQGVRLTRDAQQRLDAAELKVRALSEDRDGRLKVAPFATTPDNAQENGDDSEETPPW; the protein is encoded by the coding sequence ATGAGCGAACATATACCTCCAGCGCAAGATTTTGCCGCAACGGTCTCGCAATTAGAGACCCTAGTGGAACGCCTTGAGTCCGGCGATCTCTCATTGGAAGATGCGCTGACAGCCTTTGAGCAAGGCGTACGGCTAACCCGCGATGCCCAGCAGCGACTAGATGCCGCAGAACTTAAAGTACGCGCCTTAAGCGAAGACCGCGACGGCCGACTGAAGGTAGCCCCTTTTGCTACCACCCCAGATAATGCCCAGGAAAATGGGGATGACAGCGAGGAAACGCCGCCATGGTAA
- the serA gene encoding phosphoglycerate dehydrogenase, producing the protein MAKTSLDKSKIKILLLEGVHQSAVDNFHNAGYENIELLPTSLDEETLIKKISDVHFIGIRSRTQLTERVFDAAEKLVGVGCFCIGTNQVNLEAALKRGIAVFNAPYSNTRSVAELVLAEAIMLLRGIPEKNARAHQGGWLKSAKNSHEARGKTLGIVGYGSIGAQLSVLAESLGFNVIYYDVITKLGMGNANQVPSLEQLLERSDVVSLHVPDLPSTRWMMGAKEIAAMKDGAILINAARGSVVEIEPLADAIKAGKLNGAAIDVFPVEPKGNDEEFQSPLRGLENVILTPHIGGSTLEAQENIGIEVAEKLITYSDNGTTVTSVNFPEVALPAHPDKHRLLHIHDNVPGVLSQINRVLSENGINISGQYLQTNDKVGYVVIDVDKAYGPQALDALRKVEHTLKIRALYSAHNS; encoded by the coding sequence ATGGCCAAAACGTCCCTGGACAAGAGCAAGATCAAGATCCTGCTACTCGAGGGCGTCCACCAAAGCGCGGTGGACAATTTTCACAACGCGGGCTACGAGAACATCGAGCTTCTGCCGACCTCGTTAGATGAAGAAACGCTGATTAAGAAGATCAGTGACGTTCACTTCATCGGCATTCGTTCCCGCACGCAGTTGACCGAGCGAGTGTTTGACGCGGCAGAGAAGCTGGTGGGCGTTGGCTGTTTCTGTATCGGTACCAACCAAGTCAACTTGGAAGCCGCACTGAAGCGCGGTATCGCTGTGTTTAATGCGCCTTACTCTAACACCCGTTCGGTCGCAGAGCTGGTGCTGGCAGAAGCGATTATGCTGCTGCGCGGTATCCCTGAGAAAAATGCTCGCGCCCACCAGGGTGGCTGGTTAAAGTCTGCGAAAAACTCTCACGAAGCGCGGGGCAAAACCCTGGGCATCGTTGGTTACGGTAGCATCGGCGCGCAGCTCTCTGTATTGGCTGAGTCATTGGGATTCAACGTCATCTATTACGATGTCATCACCAAGCTGGGTATGGGTAACGCAAACCAGGTGCCCAGCCTGGAGCAGTTGCTTGAGCGCTCTGATGTGGTCAGCCTGCATGTGCCGGACCTGCCCTCAACCCGCTGGATGATGGGCGCTAAAGAGATTGCTGCCATGAAAGATGGCGCCATCTTGATTAACGCAGCCCGGGGTAGTGTAGTGGAAATTGAGCCGTTGGCGGATGCTATTAAGGCAGGCAAGCTTAACGGTGCCGCCATCGATGTATTCCCGGTGGAGCCGAAAGGTAACGACGAGGAGTTCCAAAGCCCGCTACGTGGCTTGGAAAACGTGATCCTGACGCCGCATATCGGTGGTTCTACCCTGGAAGCCCAGGAGAATATCGGTATTGAAGTCGCCGAAAAGCTGATTACTTATTCCGATAACGGCACCACGGTAACGTCGGTCAACTTCCCCGAAGTGGCGCTGCCTGCGCACCCGGATAAGCACCGCCTGCTGCACATTCACGACAACGTACCTGGCGTGCTTTCCCAGATCAACCGTGTGCTATCTGAAAACGGTATCAACATCTCGGGGCAGTACCTGCAAACCAACGATAAAGTTGGCTATGTCGTCATCGATGTGGACAAGGCTTACGGGCCCCAGGCGCTTGACGCGTTGAGAAAGGTCGAGCATACGCTGAAAATCCGTGCGCTTTACTCGGCGCACAATAGTTAA
- the trhO gene encoding oxygen-dependent tRNA uridine(34) hydroxylase TrhO, which produces MMSPAPTPPIVVAALYKFVTLNDFEALREPLRQTMVDNGVKGTLLLAKEGINGTVAGTREGIDALLVWLTADPRLSDIDHKESFCDEPPFYRTKVKLKKEIVTLGVPNIDPNDTVGTYVEPENWNDVISDPEVLVIDTRNDYEVAIGSFEGAVDPKTTTFREFPEYVREHYNPEQHKKVAMFCTGGIRCEKASSFMLKEGFEEVYHLKGGVLNYLEKVPEEQSLWRGECFVFDNRVTVRHDLSEGEHEQCHACRMPISIEDMQSAAYEAGISCPHCIDSLPEKTRAAARERQRQIELAKARGEPHPLGYNHRKGGRKEDRTNVPEKA; this is translated from the coding sequence ATGATGTCACCTGCCCCAACGCCGCCCATCGTGGTGGCGGCGCTGTATAAATTTGTCACCTTGAACGACTTTGAAGCGTTGCGCGAGCCACTGCGCCAAACCATGGTAGACAATGGTGTGAAAGGCACCTTGCTACTGGCCAAAGAGGGTATTAATGGTACCGTCGCCGGCACCCGCGAGGGTATAGATGCTCTACTGGTCTGGCTGACTGCCGACCCGCGCTTGAGTGATATCGACCATAAAGAGTCATTCTGCGATGAGCCGCCGTTCTACCGCACTAAAGTTAAACTGAAAAAAGAGATCGTCACCTTAGGGGTGCCGAATATCGATCCCAACGACACCGTGGGCACCTACGTTGAGCCAGAAAACTGGAACGATGTGATCTCCGACCCAGAAGTTCTGGTGATCGACACCCGCAACGATTACGAAGTGGCGATTGGCAGCTTTGAAGGGGCTGTTGATCCTAAAACTACCACTTTCCGCGAGTTCCCTGAGTACGTACGTGAGCACTACAACCCTGAACAGCACAAGAAAGTCGCGATGTTCTGCACCGGTGGTATTCGCTGTGAAAAAGCCTCTAGCTTTATGCTTAAAGAGGGGTTTGAAGAGGTTTACCACCTTAAGGGTGGCGTGCTGAACTACCTTGAAAAAGTCCCGGAAGAGCAATCCCTGTGGCGTGGTGAGTGCTTTGTATTTGATAACCGCGTCACTGTGCGTCACGACCTTAGCGAAGGGGAGCATGAGCAGTGCCACGCCTGTCGGATGCCCATTTCCATTGAGGATATGCAGTCAGCGGCCTATGAGGCAGGCATTAGCTGCCCCCACTGTATCGACTCCTTGCCCGAGAAAACACGCGCCGCTGCCCGCGAGCGTCAGCGTCAAATCGAGCTGGCTAAGGCACGTGGCGAGCCGCACCCGCTGGGTTATAACCATCGTAAGGGCGGTCGCAAGGAAGATCGTACGAACGTTCCCGAAAAAGCGTAA
- the djlA gene encoding co-chaperone DjlA: protein MLFLIILFALIGLAIGGSWGLLVGAGLGWWLGRGIRRRLNIARMRIQEGFLESIFSVMGCLCQADGKVTKGELDIAEKLFDQMHLQGEQRAKARAAFERGRADDFNLDAELASVNRLTQRQPILRQVFLQVQLTAIAADGVLHPAEHEMIVRVARGVGCSEAEVQQIEAMLHGAAANSQGSSEEALKDAYRVLGVSEDASDAEIKKAYRRLMSQNHPDKLAGKGLPESMREVAQARTSEIGNAYERIRNARGQ from the coding sequence ATGCTATTTCTGATTATCTTGTTCGCCCTAATTGGCCTGGCCATTGGTGGCTCTTGGGGTCTGCTGGTAGGGGCTGGCCTGGGCTGGTGGCTTGGGCGTGGTATTCGCCGCCGCTTGAATATCGCCCGAATGCGTATCCAAGAAGGCTTTCTAGAGTCGATTTTTTCGGTGATGGGCTGCCTGTGCCAAGCCGACGGAAAAGTGACCAAAGGCGAGCTGGACATTGCCGAAAAGCTGTTTGACCAGATGCACCTGCAGGGCGAACAGCGGGCCAAAGCGCGGGCTGCCTTTGAGCGTGGCCGAGCCGATGACTTCAACCTCGATGCCGAATTGGCCAGTGTTAACCGCCTGACCCAACGCCAACCAATTTTGCGTCAGGTCTTTTTACAGGTTCAGCTAACGGCTATCGCTGCTGACGGTGTGCTTCACCCCGCTGAACACGAAATGATTGTGCGTGTTGCCCGCGGCGTTGGTTGTAGTGAAGCAGAAGTTCAGCAAATTGAAGCCATGCTGCACGGTGCAGCCGCGAACTCACAGGGTTCAAGCGAAGAGGCGCTGAAAGATGCCTATCGCGTCTTAGGGGTGAGCGAAGATGCCAGCGACGCCGAGATCAAAAAAGCCTACCGCCGCCTGATGAGCCAAAACCACCCAGACAAACTGGCTGGCAAAGGGCTACCGGAAAGTATGCGAGAAGTGGCCCAAGCACGCACTAGTGAGATAGGTAATGCTTATGAGCGTATCCGTAACGCCCGTGGCCAGTAG